In Dreissena polymorpha isolate Duluth1 chromosome 11, UMN_Dpol_1.0, whole genome shotgun sequence, the genomic window CAATTATCCCTTTTTAAGTTTTATACTGACGCTTTATATGAGTgtttgttatgaaaaaaaatccatttaaggtAAACTAAAACAAGCACTTAACAAATAGACGAATCCGTCACCTCAAATTATCACACATAAAAATATGTGTTGCAtgatgtaatcttatgtaatgtTAAAACTCTAAAACTATAACCTTTTTGTAAATGAGTTTTATTTTATGCGCATTGATTAAGTCCAAAATCAATTTTTCCATACGTAGATCCGCTGTTCCAAGGTCGAAGGTTACTTAGGCTGGCTCCGAATCAAACTTAACAAGATGGACATTGCCTCTGGAAACTGCTCCAGGCAATGCTTCAAGTGACATCTGAGACATGTCCTACAcctaaatgaaaaaacaaacaaactacaaGTCAATTTGTCAATAAGTCACAGACATTCTTGATACATCATGCAGTTTTAAAACGTCGTAATTCATAAACTACAATTGATAAAAGaattatgtgtttatgtatagAAAATGTGAATAAAACATACCGTAATAGAAATGTGCCTGCCATAAACTGCCTTCTTATTACAGCAGAACAACGTTGGGTATCAGTAtgacattattatttgtttttgcaaaacgCCTGATATTTttacgcactttcattttgcaacaaaatATCATCAGCCATGACGTCAAAAAATCtaacaaatgcatttaattttaaagtaaatacatCTTTAGGAGATGAATACATTAAGGtcgaaaataaaaacacacacagttaTTTTGTGTTGTTAAGTCTTTAATTAAAACGCACTCATTTATTTCGCATTGTTTTTTAGTTTATTTCCGGACTTTATCGTAGATGTAAAATCGTAACCGAATGCTTTTCGATGCTTTACGGTGTTATCGCCCAAATATTACCGATTTCATTAGGTCCCCACTGCCTTTAATGACCGTGAAAATTGATATTGATGAccgttacaaataaaatatacaaacgtACAAACACTAACCTTTAAGTATATGATTCATCACACCAACACAATTAATATCTCCAACGATTCAACCTTTAACGTTTTGGAACAACGAAGGTTTGCTTATCAAGGGTTCAGCCAtttttggggcgattgccttctgaaattcgccccataggtaacataatatatGTATACCGAAGACAGTAACCATTTAgcatccagattctgcattcgcaaacaaaatatcTCCGATCGCATGGTATTAGTATTAATACGCCACTAAAACACTGTGACGAAGTACATCAGTATTTGCCGTTTCAAAAATTGACCAATCAGAAGATGTCAAAGCTATAGGAAATTGTTAGattttttaattatacatattgCTGAAACAAATGAGTTTGACCGGTTAGCGCATTCGGTAGAGCACGAGACTGTAACGTCGGGGTCGTGGGTTCGAGTACCAAGTTGGCTGATAATTTTTTCCCTATTATTGAATGGATGTACTTAATTCTTAGACAGAATACCCCTTTGGACAAGACGTTTTTACCTTACCTATGGTTTAGTATCCAATTCCTCAAAAACGAACATTTGCCGTATATTACTTGATACTGAAGGGATTAAAGTTATACTTTGACATACGGAGGCCCGTATACTAAGGCAATAACGATCCAGAAACCTTACTGTACTAATTAGAAATTACTGCAATGCTTGTCTTTATAAAATGTATgtcaagtttggaactgggtTGCCTTTATTACCATGAACCctggttgacattgaccttaagTATCAAATTACTGAAGAAATAACATTTTCCATATCTTACTTAAAactgaatggatttactttataCACACACGGAGGCCCGTGTTCTTAGGCAAGAACGATCCAGAAACCTTTCTGTACTAATTAGAAATTATTGCAATACTTGTCTTTATCaaatctatgtcaagtttggaactgggtaagtgtattatatcttcgcagtttagctatcaattggcaaatacgacaatgacttgttttaaatAGAAGCATTTACATTTAACCCAAATAGTCAACTTATATAATGTTGAAagcctgtcacccttccttacttccctttgttttcttaaaaaaaatgtgattggttggcatcacgtCGTAAAGTGTTTTAAGGAGcacaaaatttgaacaaaatcgccccaccagtacttgCCTAGGTGCCTATTTTTACTGAAATACGACCTCTTTCAACGTATGAATCAACTTTAGCACGTTAAATGATTTATTATCAACATAGCACGAACACGTGGAAGAGAAATACGATCTGCATTCAAACATTTTTCTTCTTTCTTAATTGGTGTATCCGTTTGCGATTTAGAGTATTTTAAATATcgataatatattttaagaacatttcaaCCACGATTCAATAGGCGATATCACTTAAGTTAAACACATTTGCATTTTGCGACATTAACCAATCAGTTCATTTAAGCTACGTATCATTGTGCAATCTATTTATGAAACCCTGACTTCACCACGTACACCTGTCTATAAATAAAGATATCTTTCGGTTCATATGCAGTTTAACCCGAGCTTTTCGCTTGTTAACATGTTTCAAGGACTTCTCATTGTGGGCTTCCTCTTGGGAGGCGAAGTGTTGGATGAAGAGCCAGCTTGTTATACAACAAACCGGTTTGAATACGAGAAAAATGTACTCGAGAAAATGCTTTACTTGGAACAGTTCAAAGCCGATGCTACAGTGAAATTGATTTATTTGGAGCAGTCCAAAGCCGATGCTACCTAAGGATTGCTGCTTTGGCGAGACAATTGCAAAGTACAtaattgttttgaaatgttgGCCTGGGTCAAAATACAGATGAATGGTGCATAGAGTGAAATGACGTTGTAGTATATTTATGAGTGTGTATTAATACAGTTAACTTCATATTTGTGTACTGGAAATGTCATTTAAAACTTGTCACATTTAAACATTCTATGAACAATCAAACCTCTATAACTATTTTGCTTCAGCTCATTAAGCACAATATTTTATTATCAGTTGTAACTATTGCTTTCGTTTTTGGGAAGTTATGTTTTCATCAACGATCTCAGTGATcatcataatttaaataaaacacatccCTGTGATGGATTTATAAATACAACACGAACCATTTGCTTTCTGTTTCGGTTACTGCtcaaatttcaataaatattttatttgagtaAATTGACTTTGAAAAAGAATGAagttgtttctttgttttctataattatttaataaatattttaaacattccatatataattgttttgaaaaaacaacaacatttgaatAAAGGAGAAATAACAATTCAAATCTATTCCCAAAAATAgcgtttgaataaaaaaaattataaacagaTTCACATTGCTTGTAATCGGTAAAACCAATCGCATTATACTAAATTGTGCAGTTGTCTATTCAATCATGTTTGTATCACATCGATAACAATATAAGGTCTTGAAAATATTAAACTCAGACTTCAATATACTTTTTAGGCCAGACAACACAGTCCCCGCAAACCATGCGGAGTTCGTCAACATACGTGCACTGGGGAATGAAAACGTGTCCCAACGTGACAGCTACAAGTCTTATTTTCAGCGGACAGGTAGCTGGATTGTATACAAACCGAGGCGCAGGGGAGTATATTTGTTTGCCAAACGACCCATCATATGATCAATATAGCGACGCCGCTGACGAATATAGGTCATGAATGTACGGTACCGAGTACGAAACATTCTCGTCTCCAGTTTTAACCAATTTCTATAACTTTGAAGTCCCATGCGTTGTTTTCCTTGCCTGACGGAAGACAATCGTTATGATACCTGGTCGTACATCGTGCTACAGCGGCTGGACCATGGAGTATCAGGGGTACCTGATGGGGCCGTACTATAATTATCACAACAAGGGGTACCTCTGCGTGAACAAACTTGCCGAATCCTTGTTTAATTCCAGCTCTGGCAACGAGGATGGAGCTGTGATCTACATGACTGAAGGTcgatgtggctccctgaagtgtCCTCCTTATAAGAACGGAGCAGAACTTGCCTGCGTCGTTTGTTCAACAACCTCATAGATATGAGTGTTACATATGGAGTATTGAAAGCAGATACAAACCTTTTTAAAGACGTTAAAATGCCTAGTTTAAGTAACCACAGACAAAGTTATTTTCAACAAATAGTGCACTTCCATATACACAATGCTCTTTCATAATTGTTTCTtcttatttgtgttatttatattcTGACCTCATGAAAAGTATATGTTACtttttatgtacattttatcATCGTGTTAACACGTTATTTTATGCTACCATTTTTCTGAAGAATGAAGAATAGCATTACAACACATTATGTCAAACATCGCTTTTGTTAAATTCtgctttaaacaataatgcatttaCATATCGCATAACGCATCTCATTTTTAATATAACTAAAATGTACTCTggtagatataaatatatatttatctatcatatttgtttgttttaatatgtcTTATAAAGTGTAACAATATTGACAATAGAACGTTTTAATGTGTAAGTTACGGCTGCATTGTCTACTTGGAGTCGAGGTAACTGCAAACACGGAAAAACACAGTCTACGCTTCTTTCTGCGATTATCTTTGGATACAAGACAGATGAAAAAAACTTCTTTGACAACAATTAAACTATCTTTCTGGAAAGTGTGTTGATCAGCCACAATCAATTTAACTGTTCGACAAATGTCTCTTGAgcaaacaattaaataagatctTCAAATGATGAAATGTGCGCATAATAATTACACTAAACTGGTTAACTAGGTTTGgacagtttctaaaatttattaCACCAAAGTTTTCTTGCCTGTTCATATGTGGGCTGTTTGGTCGCGTTagctttaaatattttgtgaCAAATGCCGAACACTATATCGGAAATCTTCACCGCTCATAATCTAGAAAATAACGGGCAATTGAACCATAACGTGCTAAAAATAGTAACCATGTGGAGGCAATAATATCCCGACATTGAATTAAACGGACAGTGGTTCATACGCTGACGAACATATGGCATACTTTGAAATACACATGATTGCTTAAAATCTTTCAGCAAGTCACTTTGAAGAACAAACTAAATCGTTTAAAATTCGTGCGTGTTCAAACAGAAATAAGGATTAACCAAATGAACAGCTTAATTTCCTGTTTTAGTTTACATTAAATCAAGATGAACACTTTTTGCTGTCTTGTTCAATTGTTTAGATGTTTACTTCGTCAACAATGACTACAACAAAAAGTGTTGCATCATCTCTAACCTATACGAACCCTCCTTATCATTATTTAAGCGGACTGAGTTTATACATAACTGATATATTAATTTGCAATGACTATGATGCCTTTTCGCTTGCAAGAAAGTGTGTAAATAAGACATAAAACCATGCTATTCCATCGTAATGCAGAAGGACCGTTTAAGCTGTACATGTGATAATCATAAGGATTAGAaagatataaattataaatgatttataaagACAACCATGAACTGAATTCCACAAGTCTCATTTTGAAAGGTACTTACAAGTAACTATTGATACAACAGTAGGTTCACGTTCGAGATGGCGCCATTACGTCGGTTGAAAACAATAAGAATTTTCCTCCACAATAATCGCTAGCGTTTGTTAAACGACTTTGAATTTGTTGTAAACAAAATTGATACTTTCAgttaaaaaatgacaaatttaATGTCATGACCACTCATTCAATAAAGCTTCGTGATGTATAATATTTTGCCGCATATTGGGTTAAAATGGAAGTAATAAACAACATCATGGGGTTTTAGTGTGAAACGATTATCTCATTTTGACATGTAAAACAGAGACAAGAGTTTTCTACCGAAATAATCTCATTTTgcaatacaattttgtatttatCTAAAAACATACATGTCATAAATTATGCTCACTTTCCatccatatcagtaaaaaggtattagcgtttatttcgaaTGAAAATTCGCTTTTTACCTGGAGTTACATCAAGTCAAATTTCGCAGCGAGTTTATTCGAGATATAGAGCTaatattaaaacgaaataaacgctagtaactttcttgcttaatggctggaaagtgagcggtatgtaaacaattaatacaagtaataaagggtataaagcggcgaaaaatacctgcctcggcatggttGTCGCTATCTTGATAGTCACGTGATAACACCCTCTGGCATAAAATTTCTTAAACTTCGACGGGACATGTGACAATTTACTGGGAAACATAATTGCTCAACACTAAAGGTGTTCCGCTTGTAAGTAGCCATAAAATTTCTGAAAGAACCAATCCAAAAAGAAGCTAGTCCGTTAGTTTTCGGACAATACTATTCGACAAAATCAGGACATTTTAGTGTTAGTGATGGGCAATTCGACCCCTAAAAACAATAATTCACAATAAACACCAACGACTTGTATTTTCCATGACGAACAATCCAATATTGACGAACCATGTGTTGAAGAGGTCACTACACAAAACGTTTACCATGCTACCCAGTATACTTGCCCGTAACTTTAAAAACTAAATGGTTTGATATGCGCTTATTTGGCGTCCAATCGAGTCTGGAGTATTTACATTTCGTACATCAACACCTGATCTGCGAGCACCTAAAacttataacaaccaatcaacaagtaaatacaatgttttagTGTTTGTAACGTGTACCAGCTATTTTCTGAACATCAAACGAACATATATGCTTTACAAAGAAGAGTGACAATTAGTCAATAGTCAATATCAATCAGTCAATACATTGCTAATACGTTATACAAACTGCTCAACTTTAGCATGAACATAATGAAAATTGTGGTTATCAGGAGTTATGAAGTGATTAATACTTAAGATTCAACTGTATAATGTATTAGTGCGATTGCCCAAGAATATCGCATCTCAGCGGGACTTTGGTAAAGTCCTTTCGGAGCCAGGGTAATCCCAACGAAACCGGGTttgtatggcatgtatgtctaGAAATGTTGATCACGTTTTACTAATCTATCAGATTCACATAGCATCTTTTTAAACAAGAATAGATGCAAAGTAATATAAAAATGGACTATCTGGAAACATTCAAGAAATGATTCACAACATtccaaattttaataatattcaatcctttgttttgtttaaaggcacAGTTACATCATGTGATCTTTACGAATGATTGTGTGTGACTTATTATCCTAGCCTATAATATTGagcttgtccgtccgtccttatTTCTTTATGTCAGTCCGGAACACTATTGTGTCCAGGACCGGAGCCATAAATCGGGACTTCTTGGGTAAATATTTCAGCGCAATGACTGTGCGCCGAACATTTCATAAAGAATCCTGTATTTTTCCAATAAACACGGGTTGCCAAGTCAAGCCACCAGGTACAgacttttatttatataaatactatcATACCTTTGGGAAAAATTGTGTTCTTTTGACACTCGTTTAGTTGTGTTCGTCTGTCCATCATATTGGCTCTTTATTCTGGAGTAAAAAGAGGGGCATATAGACGTTTAATACGGtatttttctaatattttgaTCTTAAAATATATGAGTATTTAATGGCTTTTTTCACAAATGTCTCTCGGAATTAAcgttcattaaaatatttattgttctTACTATAAAACAATTTCCCGTGGGAGTACTCATTGCGCATCAGGACATTCTGACGAAGTAGACAAATCGTTATGGATGAAATTTACATGAAGGTCCAATTAAGACATTCGGTAACGAGACTTTGCTTAGCGAAATTCTCATTTATGTGCGTTATTAATGTACACATTATTTCGTGAAAAAGTTGAGgcgagttaaaaaaaaaaaagtttaatcacTATTACTTAGTTTCTAGATAATCATCTGCTTTAAAATGAGAATATGCATTGATTAAATACCTGTCTATGTTTTGGTGAAATACAGTCGGTATGCTCTTTAAATGCTTACATACGACCATGCCATAGCTAAGATCTATGTCATGGTGATGTGTAGCGGGGCTGTATAAGTTCAAACATAGGTAACTAATGTACTGAAGTACGGACTATATGAGATTTACATTTAAATAGGTTTTGAATTCTTGAAATCAGTTGTACTAATTTAAAACAGGTATTTAGAATTGTGAGTGTTATGGTTTATGAAGTGTTTGTATAACTAAATATATGGGATTactctatatatttttatagatGATGACTTCATATATTTTATAACTTTATAATTTTGACATGTGATGATTTAATATATGTGTTGGCTTTATATATGTGATGACTTTATATATATGATAACTTTATATGTGTGATGACCCAATAACTTTACATGAAATGATGATTTTATATATGTAATTACTTTATAAATGTATGATGACAAATAAATGTGATGACTTTATAGATGGgatgaatttatatatatataacaaagtctttATTAGCCTTGttgtgtttaaacaaaaacgctgtagttattttttgccgaagctttcgacctcacggtcttcatcagcggccattttttattttcagatgttttattatgaatggaaatgacgtcgtgcatttccggcgtcaacgttgtttacgcgcccttttattaacgtttattcttgcacgttgatgccatatggtcggtatgtccttagtttcgacttccacaattgctccatggttttgcggtattcgtccgacccgctgagtttttcgagtcccattatttggaagtCATCCATGGACTgtccgtcggtgtagaaatgttcagctaccgggtcactgtgctgtgtgcgaatacgcgacagattcaatagatgtcgctggtacagagttccgccggtctctcccacatacacgaacctgcgactgcgacgacagttgaccgcgtacacaacattggatgatttgcaatcaacattgtttctgacgctgtacttcctgccgctgggatctgtgaaatattccgccttcatcatgtacgggcaaatggcgcatctATGTgccccacagggcccgctcatattgggttttcggaagaacatcctattgtgtttcttgtgcactaggatgtcttgcaggttgcaatcccgtctgaaggctactaatgggggctcagagaacacgtccttcattctatcagacgtgtgcagcgtgtgtatgcgtctacggatgatacggccgatgttgggtagtgcgcgcgaaaacgtTATCACCAGCGGAATCCTTGTATTATGCTCCGAGTTTTTCTTTTCGCGTAAAAGGTCCtctctctttttattgtcgaccttAATCAATTCGGTCTCCACAAACGCCCCGTCATATCCACGGTTCACGAGCTGTGTTTTCACCGCCTGTCTGTGCTTACGGTAGGCAACCTCTTCTGAACAGATTCTTTTCTCACGCACACCCAGACCATATGGTATTGCTTTTTTTGTAGATTCCGGGTGCGAAGAATCCCTGTGTAGGTACAGTTGTTTATCGGTAGGCTTAGTATATAGGTCGGTTTGAAGGCGCCCGTTCCGTATTGTTGTCACCGTGTCCAGGAACTCTAGTTTTTCTGAAGAATAGCGGAGCTCGAGTTTAATGCGAGGGTTGATTCCATTTCCTtgtgtgtggaaagttttaagtgcCTCGATACCATGCGTCCATAAGCCCCACACATCATCCACAAACCGGAAGTATGCGAGTGGTTGCTTTTCTGACCGCCGGAACAGTTCCTGTTCCCAAGCACCCATGTAGGTTGATGCATAGTTCAGCCCGAGGCGTGAGCCAATAGCCGTCCCTTCTGTCTGTATAAAGTGTTCGTCGTTGAATGAGAAGGTGTTGTTCTCCAACACAGTGTCCATCAGCACGATGACGTCCTCTGTAGGTATTTCCGGGTCCGTTCGCCTGTTTAAAGCGTCTATAGCAGCAGCACGGGCCTAATCTCTCGGGACACTTGGATACAGGGCCTTCACATCTAAACAGAATATTAGCGTACCTTCCGGaataggttgttttaatttttgtattttgtttaagaagTCCATAGTGTCTCTTACAaacgacggaagtgacgtcacatggCTTTGCAACTGGTCCTCAACAATTTCCGCCATTTTCTCTGTCGGGTGGCTTCTACCATTCACAATGGTGCGAAACGGCATTCCTGGTTTATGTAACTTCGGGTTCCCTTGAAGCTTACCGGAATACTTGAAGATAAGAATGTCGCTACTGACAAACCGgaagtgcagtgtaaccacaccGGAAAATGTTTAATGACTGCAGAAAGCGTCCTTGTCGTCGAAGAGGAACCGGAAGTGGGATCTGTTGGTTCAGAAAGACTTTCCATGCCTACAAAAATATGCATGTGTTGTTAGACAAGCCGGAAGTGCAACGCCGCAATACAGCAAACGGTTCAACGTCTAAAAATTGTGTTATCGTCACTGAGGGACCGTCGGTCCAACCGGATGTAGTGACTAACCTATCTAAGAAGCAACTTACTGTCTCACAAATAAGAGTTCTATCTAAGGGATTGAAATTTGTTCCAACAAGAAGAGTCGTTGACAAAGGCAAGTTGTTGACGGACCTCACTGCATGGGAACGTCGCATGCGTCTCAGAGAATATTTCTACTCTGAAGAGAGGGACGGACATCCTAATCAAGAGAAACCGTACAGGAAGAAGACGCCGTCAACATGGACTCAAAAAGCAGGCCGCGATAAATGGTTGGATGCGTATATCAAGGCTGTAAAGGATGACATCATCAAGGGTCTAAAAAGAAGGTTTATGCTCAATATGAGTAAATCTGAAGAATACGCTCTAAAAGAACTTCTTAACGACGATGAAATTGTCATTCGGCCTGCTGATAAAGGTTCTGGTATAGTCGTAATGGATAGCACAGATTACATACAAAAATTAAAAGGTGAAATTTCCGATAGCGACACATATGCGGAAGTTACCGACGACAAAACAAAATCAGTGCAAAACAAGGTAAAAAAGGTGGTAGACAACCAGTACAAAAGAGGTTCCATAGACAGTGATCTCCGACAATACATGACAAGGAACGATGGCACTTCCGGTAAGCTTCAAGGGAACCCGAAGTTACATAAACCAGGAATGCCGTTACGCACCATTGTGAATGGTAGAAGCCACCCGACAGAGAAAATGGTGGAAATTGTTGATGACCAGTTGCGAAGccatgtgacgtcacttccgtcgttTGTAAGAGACACTATGGActtcttaaacaaaatacaaaaattaaaacaacctattCCGGAAGGTACGCTAATATTCTGTTTAGATGTGAAGGCCCTGTATCCAAGTGTCCCGAGAGATGAGGCCCGTGCTGCTGCTATAGACGCTTTAAACAGGCGAACGGACCCGGAAATACCTACAGAGGACGTCATCGTGATGATGGACACTGTGTTGGAGAACAACACCTTCTCATTCAACGACGAACACTTTATACAGACAGAAGGGACGGCTATTGGTTCACGCCTCGGGCTGAACTATGCATCAACCTACATGGGTGCTTGGGAACAGGAACTGTTCCGGCGGTCAGAAAAGCAACCACTCGCATACTTCCGGTTTGTGGATGATGTGTGGGGCTTATGGACGCATGGTATCGAGgcacttaaaactttccacacacaAGGAAATGGAATCAACCCTCGCATTAAACTCGAGCTCCGCTATTCTTCAGAAAAACTAGAGTTCCTGGACACGGTGACAACAATACGGAACGGGCGCCTTCAAACCGACCTATATACTAAGCCTACCGATAAACACCTGTACCTACACAGGGATTCTTCGCACCAGGAATCTACAAAAAAAGCAATACCATATGGTCTGGGGGTGCGTGCGAAAAGAATCTGTTCAGAAGAGGTTGCCtaccggaagcacagacaggcggtGAAAACACAGCTCGTGAACCGTGGATATGACGGGGCGTTTGTGGAGACCGAATTAataaaggtcgacaataaaaagagagaGGACCTTTTACGCGAAAAGAAAAACTCGGAGCATAATACAAGGATTCCGCTGGTGATAacgttttcgcgcgcactacccaacatcggccgtatcatccgTAGACACCTACACACGCTGTACACGTCTGATAGAATGAAGTAAGTGTACTctgagcccccattagtagccttcagacgggattgcaacctgcaagacatcctagtgcacaagaaacacaataggatgttcttccgaaaacccaatatgagcgggccctgtggggcacagagatgcgccatttgcccgtacatgatgaaGGCGGAATATTTCACAGATTCCAGCGGCAGGAATAacagcgtcagaaacaatgttgattgcaaa contains:
- the LOC127851209 gene encoding uncharacterized protein LOC127851209 gives rise to the protein MHVLLDKPEVQRRNTANGSTSKNCVIVTEGPSVQPDVVTNLSKKQLTVSQIRVLSKGLKFVPTRRVVDKGKLLTDLTAWERRMRLREYFYSEERDGHPNQEKPYRKKTPSTWTQKAGRDKWLDAYIKAVKDDIIKGLKRRFMLNMSKSEEYALKELLNDDEIVIRPADKGSGIVVMDSTDYIQKLKGEISDSDTYAEVTDDKTKSVQNKVKKVVDNQYKRGSIDSDLRQYMTRNDGTSGKLQGNPKLHKPGMPLRTIVNGRSHPTEKMVEIVDDQLRSHVTSLPSFVRDTMDFLNKIQKLKQPIPEGTLIFCLDVKALYPSVPRDEARAAAIDALNRRTDPEIPTEDVIVMMDTVLENNTFSFNDEHFIQTEGTAIGSRLGLNYASTYMGAWEQELFRRSEKQPLAYFRFVDDVWGLWTHGIEALKTFHTQGNGINPRIKLELRYSSEKLEFLDTVTTIRNGRLQTDLYTKPTDKHLYLHRDSSHQESTKKAIPYGLGVRAKRICSEEVAYRKHRQAVKTQLVNRGYDGAFVETELIKVDNKKREDLLREKKNSEHNTRIPLVITFSRALPNIGRIIRRHLHTLYTSDRMK